CTTTTCACTATGAAGATATGATAAAGGTACCGCTTATAGTTCGCTATCCACATAAAGTTCCAGCTGGAAGAATATCGTCTTCAATGCAATCCCTTGTGGATATTGCGCCTACATTCCTTGATATGCTTAATGTAGACGTACCTAATTGTATGACTGGCATTTCGCAGAGAGAGGTATGGTATGGAGCTAAGGACTGTGTGAGGGATCATATAATATGTGAAAATCACCATGATCCTTGTTCAGTGCATCTAAAAACTTATGTTAATGAAAGATTCAAGCTTACGGTTTATTTCAACAAAAATTATGGAGAGCTTTATGATTTGAAGGAAGATCCAAATGAAGTAAATAATCTATGGAGTAATCCAGAATATAGAGATTTAAAGACAGAACTTTTACTTAAATATATTTGGGCTGAAATGGGAAAAGAGCCAATGTGGATGCCAAGGTTGTGGCAAGCCTAAAAATTAGAGAGAAGGTGATAAGGATGGATATTAGAAAACCAAATCTAATTTATATTTTTGCGGATCAATGGAGAAGGCAAGCTGTGGGTTTTATGAAAGAAGAGCCTGTTATAACACCTAACATTGATAGATTTGCTGAAGAAAGCTTGGTGTTTGATAATTGTATAAGTAGCTTTCCCTTATGTTCTCCTCATAGAGCTTCTTTACTTACAGGAAAGTATCCTCTTTCTACAGGAATGTTTACAAACTGTAAAATAGGATGTGATGTAAGGCTTAAGGAAGAGGAAATCTGTATCGGTGATGTTATAAAGAATGCCGGATATGATACAGCTTATATAGGAAAGTGGCATCTTGATTTGCCAGAAATGAATTTGTCAGATGAACCAGTATCTGGAGCAAGGGGATGGGATGCGTATACAGAACCTGGGCCTAAGAGACATGGATTCGATTACTGGTATTCTTACGGAACCTTTGATGAGCATTTAAAGCCGCATTATTGGAAAGATACCCCTGAAATGATAAAAGTGAATCAGTGGTCAGTGGAACACGAAACAGATATGGCTCTAGAATATATAAGAAATCATGACAATATCAAGCCATTTACTTTATTTTTGTCATGGAATCCTCCACATTCGCCATATGATCAGGTTCCTGAAAAATATAGAAAGATCTATGAAGGAAAGGAACTTAAGCTACGAGAAAATTTTTCGCTTGAAAAGTCTGTTGTTGGAGTTGGAGATCCTTTTGAAGGTGATTTTGAAAAAGCAAAGGAAAATATATTAAATTATTATGCTGCTATATCTGGAATTGATGAAAACTTCGGAAGAATTCTTGAGGAATTAAAGAAACTGGAGCTTGAGGAGAATACAATAGTAGTTCTTTCATCTGATCATGGAGATATGATGGTTTCCCATGGACTCACATCCAAAAATATCTGGTTTGAGGAATCTATTGGAGTTCCATTTATAATTAGATATCCGAATAAATTTAAAAGAGGAAATACCGATGCACTTTTTGCTAGCGCAGATATAATGCCAACATTGCTAAGTGCTATGGGATTAGATATTCCTAACACAGTGGAAGGGATTGATTTATCAAGGTTATTAAAAGGAGAAAATGTTAGAGAACAAAATTCTGTTTATATATGTTCTTGTCCAGGCAGTGAGGTATTGCTGAAAAAATATAGAAAATCAGGTCATAAGCCAGAAGAATATGGCTGGAGAGGAATAAGAACTAAAAGATATACTTATGTTGTAAACAAAGGGTATGTTCCTGAGGAAAACAAACTTGAAAGATACCTTTATGATAATTATAAAGATCCTTATCAAAAAAATCCAACAATGATAAATGCTATTGAAGAAAACTCAGTAGCCAAAGAATTAGAAAACGACCTTAAAGAATGGCTTGAACGATTAAAGGATCAATTTAAAATCTAATTGATATATATACAAAAACTTCAGTTACAGAATACTTTGTAGCTGAAGTTTTTCTTTTATATATTTTGATATTGAGTGATTATTCTACACAACAGCAGATGTGTTGTCAAGAAATAAAATACTGAAAAAGATGATGATAAATGAATTTAAAATACTTTTTAAAATTAATTTAAAAACATATTGAAAAACAAAAAATGTTGTAGTAAAATTAGAACATAAGAAGTGAAAACAGTTTCACAGGAATATAAATGGTAGGAGGTAATAAAATGACTGAGTATTTTCAAAATGTACCAGTAATAAAATATGAGGGAAAGGATTCTAATAATCCTTTCTCATTCAAATACTATAATCCAGATGAGGTTATAGGTGGAAAAACAATGAAAGAGCATTTAAAGTTCACAATGTCCTATTGGCATACTTTAGCTGCAAATGGCTCAGACCCATTTGGGGTAGGAACTTATCAAAAGCCTTGGGACTGTGAGAAAGATCCAATGAAGATTGCTAAGGCCAAAATGGAAGCTGCTTTTGAACTTATGAACAAGCTTGGAATAGAGTATTTTGCATTCCACGATAGAGATATAGCCCCAGAAGGAAAAGATTTGGCTGAAACCAATGTGATGCTTGATGAAATAGTTGCTTACTGCAAAGAACTAATGCAAACAAATAAAAAGAAGCTTCTATGGGGAACAGCTAATGCATTTGGAAATCCACGATACGTGCATGGTGCTGCAACTTCTTGTAACGCTGATGTATATGCTTATGCTGCAGCACAAGTTAAGAAGGCCATGGAAGTTACTAAGGAACTGGGCGGAGAAAACTATGTATTTTGGGGTGGAAGAGAAGGCTATGAAACCTTACTTAACACCGATTTAAAATTAGAGCAGGATAACTTAGCTAGGTTTTTACGAATGGCTGTAGATTATGCTCGCAAGATAGGCTTTACTGGACAGTTCTTGATAGAGCCAAAACCAAAGGAGCCAACAAAGCATCAATATGACTTTGACGTAGCTACAGTTTTAGCTTTCTTAAGAAACTACGGCTTAGACAAATACTTTAAGATGAACATAGAAGCTAACCATGCTACACTTGCAGGACATACTTTCCAGCATGAAGTTGCATTAGCTAGAATAAACGGAGTATTAGGAAGTCTTGATGTTAATCAAGGAGATCCAAATCTTGGATGGGATACAGATCAGTTCCCAACAAATATTTATGATTCTACTCTCCTTATGTATGAAATTCTTAAGAATGGTGGAATAGGTAAAGGCGGACTTAACTTCGATGCTAAGGTTAGAAGAGCTTCCTTCGAAGCAGAAGATTTATTCCTTGCATATATAGCTGGAATGGATACTTTAGCCCAAGGCTTAAGAATTGCTTATAGAATGCTTGAAGAAGGAGAATTTGAAAAGGCTGTTGCTGAAAGATATAAGAGCTTTACTGAAGGAATCGGAAAGGATATCGTTGAAGGCAAAGCTGATTTTGAATCTCTGGAAAAATATGCTTTATCAAACAGTATAATTAAAAACAAGTCAGGTAGACAAGAATTATTAGAAGCAAAATTAAATCAATATATATTCAACGAATAATAGTGTAAAATAATGTAGAGACCTTAGCTGTCTCTACATTATATTTATAGATGGTGATGAAATGGTAGCGTTAGATCATAGCGATATAAAAACAAATAACAAGAAAAGAGTTATTAATCTTCTTTCAAAGGAAAGAGAACTTACAAAGCTTGACATATCAAGAAAACTTGATATAAGTGTTCCTACAGTAACCACAATTGTTGGAGAACTTAAGGAAGATGGAATTGTAGAAGAAGCAGGTATGGCAACTTCAACAGGTGGAAGAAAACCCGTTATAATACGGTTTTTGCCTGATTCGAGATACAGTGTTGGAATATATCTTGGAAGAGACTATGTAAGAGCTGTTTTAACTAATTTGGATTCTAAGATAATTGAAGATAGAAAAAAAGACCTGATAGTTATTACTGAGCGTGAAGTATTAAAGGTTATAAAAACCTTAGTAGAGGATTTGATTAATTCACAGGATGATATAGAAAGTAAGGTTTTAGGAATAGGTTTGTCACTTCCTGGAACAGTGAATGAAAAGGAACTTACTTTGGAGGTTGCAACAAACTTTAGACTTAAAAATATATCCTTTAAGGAACTTCATTCTTACTTTAATCTGCCTATTTTTCTTGAAAACGAAGCTAATGCAGGGGCTTTAGCAGAGTCAAAGCTTGGTATTGCAAGAGATTTAGATAATCTTATATATGTTTCAGTAACAGAAGGAATTGGTGGCGGTATTTTTATAAATAATGATATGTATAAGGGAAGAGACAGAAGAGCAGGCGAAATTGGGCACATGTGTATTGCCAAGAATGGAAGGCAGTGTAACTGTGGAAGAAAGGGCTGCTGGGAGACCTATGCTTCAAGTCGTGCATTAATAAAAGATTATAATGAAAAGTCAAATGAACCTGTAAGAAATGTTGACGAACTGATTCATAAATTTAAAACAGAAGAATCAACTGCGGTTAAAGTAGTTAGTGAGTATATAGATAACCTGACAGAAG
The genomic region above belongs to Clostridium swellfunianum and contains:
- a CDS encoding sulfatase family protein, with the translated sequence MDIRKPNLIYIFADQWRRQAVGFMKEEPVITPNIDRFAEESLVFDNCISSFPLCSPHRASLLTGKYPLSTGMFTNCKIGCDVRLKEEEICIGDVIKNAGYDTAYIGKWHLDLPEMNLSDEPVSGARGWDAYTEPGPKRHGFDYWYSYGTFDEHLKPHYWKDTPEMIKVNQWSVEHETDMALEYIRNHDNIKPFTLFLSWNPPHSPYDQVPEKYRKIYEGKELKLRENFSLEKSVVGVGDPFEGDFEKAKENILNYYAAISGIDENFGRILEELKKLELEENTIVVLSSDHGDMMVSHGLTSKNIWFEESIGVPFIIRYPNKFKRGNTDALFASADIMPTLLSAMGLDIPNTVEGIDLSRLLKGENVREQNSVYICSCPGSEVLLKKYRKSGHKPEEYGWRGIRTKRYTYVVNKGYVPEENKLERYLYDNYKDPYQKNPTMINAIEENSVAKELENDLKEWLERLKDQFKI
- a CDS encoding ROK family transcriptional regulator, translated to MVALDHSDIKTNNKKRVINLLSKERELTKLDISRKLDISVPTVTTIVGELKEDGIVEEAGMATSTGGRKPVIIRFLPDSRYSVGIYLGRDYVRAVLTNLDSKIIEDRKKDLIVITEREVLKVIKTLVEDLINSQDDIESKVLGIGLSLPGTVNEKELTLEVATNFRLKNISFKELHSYFNLPIFLENEANAGALAESKLGIARDLDNLIYVSVTEGIGGGIFINNDMYKGRDRRAGEIGHMCIAKNGRQCNCGRKGCWETYASSRALIKDYNEKSNEPVRNVDELIHKFKTEESTAVKVVSEYIDNLTEGILSLIFIFNPDYIIIGGDISKYSDVFSSELSSRIFCNNEFYKEGDVKILFSGLGNDSNILGAALVPVLNSFGFSNL
- the xylA gene encoding xylose isomerase, with the translated sequence MTEYFQNVPVIKYEGKDSNNPFSFKYYNPDEVIGGKTMKEHLKFTMSYWHTLAANGSDPFGVGTYQKPWDCEKDPMKIAKAKMEAAFELMNKLGIEYFAFHDRDIAPEGKDLAETNVMLDEIVAYCKELMQTNKKKLLWGTANAFGNPRYVHGAATSCNADVYAYAAAQVKKAMEVTKELGGENYVFWGGREGYETLLNTDLKLEQDNLARFLRMAVDYARKIGFTGQFLIEPKPKEPTKHQYDFDVATVLAFLRNYGLDKYFKMNIEANHATLAGHTFQHEVALARINGVLGSLDVNQGDPNLGWDTDQFPTNIYDSTLLMYEILKNGGIGKGGLNFDAKVRRASFEAEDLFLAYIAGMDTLAQGLRIAYRMLEEGEFEKAVAERYKSFTEGIGKDIVEGKADFESLEKYALSNSIIKNKSGRQELLEAKLNQYIFNE